The genomic segment GCTGGAACGGCGTGCCCCGCGTCAACGGCAGCGAGATATTTGTGAGATTGAGAGCACCCGAAGAGGTGAAAGTTTCGTCGTCATTGACTCCAGGCGCGCCGTTCACCGTGTAGTCATACTTGATGCCGTTGCCGCCGCTCGTGTAAACGATACCGTAGCCCGCGCGCAACGTCGTTTTGTCCTTGCCGAACCACGGAACCGACCAGCTCACGCCGATTGCCGGCCCGATATTGTTGTAATCGTCCTTATAGATCTGTTTGCCCGGATTCGGCGAGTTCTTGCCCACCAGCTGGATCGTGGTCTGCGAACCGTTCAGGCGTCCCGGCTGGAACAGGTCGGCGTAGCTCGTGCCCGTAATGCCGAACACTCCCGCGCCGTTCCCGCCGTTATTGGACGGCGTTCCGAACAGACCGCCGGCTTCCCACGGCACACCGTAGTAGTCCCAGCGCACGCCGAGATTCAGCGTCACCGCCCGGCTCACTTTCCAGTCGTCCTTGAAGAAGGCGCTCATTTCGTTCTGGTGGTTGTTGCGGATTTTCCCCGGCGGGAAGCCGTCGGACGTCATCTTCGGCATTTCGCTCCACTGCTGGAACTGCGGAGCGCTCGAGCTGTTCAAGAAGAAACTCTGGGCGACCGACGCCAGGGAGCCCGAGAGATTGAGCAGAAGGTTCTGCGCATTGGTCTGATCCGCGGCCGCCAGGCCCGTGATGGTGTTGAATCCCTGCACGGCGATTCCGCCTGCGCCGAAGGTCGCCAGAGGCATTGCCTGAGAACCCTGCTGGCTCTTGCTCGATCCGAAGCGGACTTCCACGCCGGTCTTGAAGGAGTGTTTGGCGCGCGTCCAGCTGATCGAGTCCGCATACTGATAGAGCGGTGTCGATTGAACGCGGCTGCCGACCGTGTAGGTGATGAGATTGTCGGCGAACGTGATCGGCCGCGGCAGATACGGAATACCGTTCACATGGGGGAGGCTGGCCACGACCGTCTGGCCGATGTCGGACCGGTCGTATGCGGCGTACCCTCTCTGGCTGCCGATCCGCAGCCCGAAGCGGAACTCATTCAGAATAGTCGGCGAGATCGTCGAGACGACCGACGACGTATACGATGCGGGATACCGCACTGTCGTTCCGGCAAAGCCGCCCGGCCAGGCTGGAAGCTGCGAATCGGCCCAGACGTGCTCGTGGCTGGCCGTGAAGAAGACTTTGTTCTTCGAATTGAAGTTGTGGTCGCCCCTGAAGTTCAACTGGTCCCGGTTCACCTCGACGGCGCCGGTAAACGGGCCCTCCGTTCCTCTTTGCCGCTGGATGAACTGATAGTTCGCCGTATTCAGGCCGTCTCCCGTCGTCCAGTTATTGGGCAGCGGCATTTTCGCGAGCAACGCCTGCATGTATCCCGACGTATCGAAGCCTGTCCGGTTTAGATCTCTGGTGAACACATTGACGGAAGCCAGGTCTCCCGTCGCGCCGGCCGGCTTCACCGGGTTTCCGAGAAGGTCGACTGTGGGATTCGCCGCGATTGCGTTGCTGCTCTGCACTCCCGGGAAATACCGGAAGGTGCCCTGCCGCGCCTGCGACGTCAGCACCGGAGAATTGATCAGTGCGCGCTGTTCGGTGCGTTGACCGTCGTACAGGAAGAAGAAAAATGTCTTGTTCTTGATGACGGGGCCGCCGATCCGGCCGCCGAATTGATTCCGGTTCGAATACGGTGTCTTGACGCCGTTAAAGTTATTGAACCAGCTGTTCGAGTCGAGCGCCGAGTTGTGGTTCGTGTAAAACAGGCTGCCGCGGAATTCGTTGGTACCGGATCGCGTGGACACCTGTACCTGGCCTGTACCCCGGCCGGTTTCCGCGTCGGCGGGTGAAACCAGAATCCGCATTTCTTCGACCAGATCCGGGCTCAATTGTGTCGCCGAATAAACGCCCGTTTCGTAGCGGCCGTCATTGACGGCGACACCATTGACCATCGTCTGGACGCCGCCGGTGCGGCTGCCGGCAAAGCTTGCCGTCTGATTGCCGGTGACCACGCCGGGCATAGTGGCCGTCAACGACAGGACGTCGCGGTTTGCCAGGGGCAGGTCTTTCACTTTGTATTCGGGAAGAACGGTACCTACCGTCGCCGACGATGCGATCAGCGATTCCGCGGCCACGCTCACATCCACGGCTGTCGAAATCGCGCCCACCTGCATGGTGAAGTTGAATCGGGCCTGCTCGGAGAAATCCAGCTTCAACGCTTTGGCCATTTGAGACTGAAATCCCGGAAGCTCCGCGGTAATCCGGTAGGTTCCCGGTTGAAGGCTGGCAAATTGATAAACACCGGCTTCATTCGTCACCGCCATGTTGACGATGCCGGTTCCCGCATTCGTCGCCGTGATCGAGACACCCGGGAGCAACGCCCCCGTCGTGTCGGACACAGACCCACCCAATGTTGCATTAGCCGTCTGCGCAAATGCGGCCGTACACGCAAAAAGACACAAGATCCCCCCAAGGACGAAGACTTTCATTTGTACCCCCGATTTGTTGCGGGGCACTATACTTCAATCTATTGACGTAAACAAGATTGTGGGAAGAAGGGATTAGCCACAAAAGGCACATAAGGGAGCCGTTGATCCCTTATGTGCCTTTTGTGGCTAATCTCTTTGCTGAAATACGGAAGGATTACTCCGAGCCGAGCAGGCGCGTACCGAGGTAGTCCTTCATTTTAATAAGGAAATCGCGGGCGATCAGCCTGGCTTCTTCAGGCTTGCCCTGCGTATACGCGGCGAGAATTCTGTCCTGATGCTCGACGCAGTCCCACGCGGTCTGAACGATCCCCGCCTTATTATAGGAACGCCGGATCAGGTAAAGGGCGTAAAGCGGGACCACCAGGCGCTCCAGCGCCTGATACAGATACCGGTTTTCCGCCAGGCTCCAGATTTTCCGCCTGAAATTCAAATGCTGCTCAAAAAAGGAGTCGAGATCCTCGGCCTTGCTCGCCGCCCGGGTCTTTTCGGCAAGGTCCTTTAACTCCTTGAAGTTGGGTGCCGTGGCGTTTTCCCCGGCAAGAAACACCGCGAGCGGTTCCAATTCGATCCGGATGTCGAAAATCTGCCGGGCATCGGCGAGAGTGAGTTTCGGGACCTGGGTTCCGGAGAACGGCGTCCTCTGGACAAACCCATGGTGCTCGAGCTCGATCAAGGCCTCGCGGATCAGCCCTTGCCCCACGCCAAATTGCTGCGCCAGCTTGCCTTCCACAATCTGTTCGCCGGCCTGAATGCGTCCCGAAATAATGGCGTCCTGCATCAGACTGACAATCCTTGTCTTTTTCGATACCGGTTCGATCTTATGAAACGTTTCGGCCATGCGTCCTTCTTGGATGTCATTATAGCCGCTAATCTTCGCGGACCGAACGCAATCACAGTATTGCGGCACAATGCCTTAGGCTTTTTTTATAGGTGATTGTCTGATCCAGCACCCTTGATCCAAACCCCGGTTCGTGATCGAATTGGGGGCTGCAATTTTGAGGTGATATCGATAATCAGGAAGGTCCGCAACAGTGAAGAAACTAATCTTAATGGCGGCGCTGATCGCGGCGCCGCAAAATTCCGGCAAGTACACGCTCGAACGTCCGGCGAATTACCGCGAGTGGGTTTTCGCCGGCAGTTCTCTGGGCTTGAGCTACGCGCCCGGCGCTTCGACCGCCACGCCGATGTATCACAACGTGTACATCAAGCCCGAAGCCTATCGCGAGTTTTCCAAAACCGGTAAATTCCCCGAGGGCACTGAGCTCGTCCTCGAGATGCTTTCGTCCGACACCAAAAAAGATCCCGCGCTTAACGGCTCCTTTGAAAGCGAGTTCATGGGTCTCGACGTCGCGCTGAAAGACAGCCGCCGGTTTCCCGGCGGCTGGGCTTATTTCGGTTTCTCCAACGGTGCCGGATCGAAGTACCTCGATAAAGCCGAACCCTTTCCCGCCAGCGCCGGCTGCGTCGATTGTCACAAGCAGCACGCCGCGA from the Terriglobia bacterium genome contains:
- a CDS encoding carboxypeptidase-like regulatory domain-containing protein, with product MSDTTGALLPGVSITATNAGTGIVNMAVTNEAGVYQFASLQPGTYRITAELPGFQSQMAKALKLDFSEQARFNFTMQVGAISTAVDVSVAAESLIASSATVGTVLPEYKVKDLPLANRDVLSLTATMPGVVTGNQTASFAGSRTGGVQTMVNGVAVNDGRYETGVYSATQLSPDLVEEMRILVSPADAETGRGTGQVQVSTRSGTNEFRGSLFYTNHNSALDSNSWFNNFNGVKTPYSNRNQFGGRIGGPVIKNKTFFFFLYDGQRTEQRALINSPVLTSQARQGTFRYFPGVQSSNAIAANPTVDLLGNPVKPAGATGDLASVNVFTRDLNRTGFDTSGYMQALLAKMPLPNNWTTGDGLNTANYQFIQRQRGTEGPFTGAVEVNRDQLNFRGDHNFNSKNKVFFTASHEHVWADSQLPAWPGGFAGTTVRYPASYTSSVVSTISPTILNEFRFGLRIGSQRGYAAYDRSDIGQTVVASLPHVNGIPYLPRPITFADNLITYTVGSRVQSTPLYQYADSISWTRAKHSFKTGVEVRFGSSKSQQGSQAMPLATFGAGGIAVQGFNTITGLAAADQTNAQNLLLNLSGSLASVAQSFFLNSSSAPQFQQWSEMPKMTSDGFPPGKIRNNHQNEMSAFFKDDWKVSRAVTLNLGVRWDYYGVPWEAGGLFGTPSNNGGNGAGVFGITGTSYADLFQPGRLNGSQTTIQLVGKNSPNPGKQIYKDDYNNIGPAIGVSWSVPWFGKDKTTLRAGYGIVYTSGGNGIKYDYTVNGAPGVNDDETFTSSGALNLTNISLPLTRGTPFQ
- a CDS encoding GntR family transcriptional regulator: MAETFHKIEPVSKKTRIVSLMQDAIISGRIQAGEQIVEGKLAQQFGVGQGLIREALIELEHHGFVQRTPFSGTQVPKLTLADARQIFDIRIELEPLAVFLAGENATAPNFKELKDLAEKTRAASKAEDLDSFFEQHLNFRRKIWSLAENRYLYQALERLVVPLYALYLIRRSYNKAGIVQTAWDCVEHQDRILAAYTQGKPEEARLIARDFLIKMKDYLGTRLLGSE
- a CDS encoding cytochrome P460 family protein encodes the protein MKKLILMAALIAAPQNSGKYTLERPANYREWVFAGSSLGLSYAPGASTATPMYHNVYIKPEAYREFSKTGKFPEGTELVLEMLSSDTKKDPALNGSFESEFMGLDVALKDSRRFPGGWAYFGFSNGAGSKYLDKAEPFPASAGCVDCHKQHAATDNVFTQFYPVLRAVKPK